Within the Musa acuminata AAA Group cultivar baxijiao chromosome BXJ2-9, Cavendish_Baxijiao_AAA, whole genome shotgun sequence genome, the region TCTGCATCGTCCTCTTTCCCTTTTACTTTACCTCATATCTCGTGGTCGCTCtcgctcctcttcctccttttcccTCCGTAAGAAGTCGCACAAGTCCCTCAACTCTAGCTTTAGAACTCTACCTAGCTCATCGCTAAGGACATTCCCATATCATTCTCATCGATCATCATATTATTCTCATTGACAATAACCACAACAGCCACTCATGGTTTTTAGCAGCATTGTCATCTCCCACCACTACAATATTCGATCGAGAAAAAAGAAAAcgtaattaagatattaaaattatttttttctcattatttTTATATCCTTCTTATATGTACTGTATTATAAAACTAATGATGTTAGGAtacatataattaaatattttatttttatgattatcgatattttaatataatttttttaaatcaaagaagaaataatatttaattaggcCGGAACGTAAAGAAGCACAGTTTACCCACGTGCATGACTACCAACGAAAGAGGAAAGAGAAGCTCCTTAACGTTTCCCTCTTTACATTTATTTATCTGCCTCCTCTTCCGCATTCTTCGGCTTCATTCTATCGTATTACTTCTCTTCGCAAATTCTGTCTGCACTCTATTCTACCCGAGTCGAATTGTGGTTGTCGTGTGGTCTCCCATGGCGTTCGCCGATGCCGTCTCGCTGTCGTCCACACGCCGCAGCCTCCGGTGCCTCCTCTTcagctcctcctcttcctcctccaggcCCCACGCCGCCGCCGACTGGAACCACCCCCTCATCgcgccccctcctcctcctccaccgccgccgtcgCCGGGCAAGAAGAGGGGGATCACGGCGGCAGCGTTCCGCGGGCTCGGGTGCGCGTCGGCGGCGGCGTCGGATGCGCACGCGCCGGCCGCCGCCGCAGCGAGGGCGTCGGCGGAGTGGCAGGGGAAGCGGCCTCGGGGGAGGAgggggaagaagaaaaggaagaaggagaGGGGGAGCCAGGTGGGCGGGGGGGACCTCTGGTGCGCCCCCGGGATGCCGTTCGCCGCCGAGGCGTCGGTGGACTGCGTCGCGGCGCACCAGCCGATGGTGGGGAGAGGAAGGCTGGATGCTGCGTCCGAGCGGATCCACAGAGAGGTAGTACGAGTTGGGTTCTTCCAGtaatttcttccttctcctgTTATTTCCTTTCAAGCCTCGTTTCTTCTTGATTACTTGTTTTACATGTACAATTCTAATGGGGAAATATTAATTCATGTTTTATCTTCTAAAGAATGAAATTTCGGATGTAATCTGCTATTTCATCGGCCAATTCTCTGCAACTGCATAATTATCTTTCTTCTCTTGTTTACAAAAGCTTATACATGGATTTAGAGCGACACATTTCTTcttctatatatttttttcttttgttcctaTCTTCTTTTATAAtctttcctcgtcttcggagaGTAAAGAATCATTTTCTCATTGATTTTTAGCCTTTGGTAttgttatgtatatatatgttatagCAATGGTTTAAGTGTTGTTGACTTTTGGCTTTTTGTTTTTGACATCTTATATTATGCTGATTGCAGCGGTTTTTCATCCCTAGAAGGGTCAGCCACCAAGAACAGATCTCATCATTCATGTATTCTCCCCCAGATCTCAGTACACCATTTTTTGGACAAGATCTTTTACCATCAGGGCATCTTCATCGCTTGCAAGGATATCATCGGACTCCCAGTGGGCTTGAGGAGGTGATGCGCCCTACTTTTTGAGTGAAATGACCTTTTtgttatctctctctctcatttataAGTTTAAATTATTTGTGGTCTTACAAATTATTCTGTTCACTAATGGTCTTGCTACCCTTATAAATTTTCATCAACTGGGAAGATGCTTGCTTGTTTTTTATATGATATTATTCATTGATTGACTTTTGGTAGTTTTGCGCACAGGTTTATTCACACCATGGTTGTTTTGCTCATATGTTTGTTTATTTTAGGGTAATTTTTTTCATATATGACATGAATTCCTATTAAATCTAAAATTATAAGTTTGGAACTGCACCATGGTGTCAAGAAATTCTATATCTGACTATTAGTCCATTCACAAAGGTACTCCCCAGAAGACTTGAATAGGATATTGCTTTACATAGTATTTTGAGACACTTGGTGATGGTCTTGCTTAAATTTTTCTGCTTTCCTTCGTAAGTATATTGAAAGTAACACCTTGAACATTAGTCTGATGATGGTGTACCACGCCAATTTACCAATGATTGAGGGTTTGAAATCTCATTCGTTATGTTTTTGAGAGTGTTAGCTAGTTTAGTTGGTAAAGATCTTGACAGTTTATTGCAAGGTCTTGAGCTTGAATCTCGCCTTCGCCACTTATCATTTGTAAAAAGAAAACTATATTGAAAGTAATTGTGATCAACAATCTAATTTAGTGTTTTGGTATTGTCTCAATGTATATCAAAACTAAAAAATGAAAAACTTTCATCGTCATAAGGGAAGGCCTTAGTCAATCAACTCACTGCCATTAACCAGGGGAGGGGTTGGCCAAGAAGACTTGCTCGGCTATGGCAGAAACGGAGGAGGAAGTACATGGTGTTATGGCAAGTTTCTTTGGATTCAACATAAGTTACTCATATGATAATATTTCAGACTGTTTAATTAGTAATAAAAGATATTGCAAAGCAGAGTGGCTGATACTGATGAAAAGACTGCCCACATCCTACTTTTGATAATAGAGTGGTCTTTTTATAACCATGCTATGATGCTTCAATAGTATAAGCACAACAATTTGAAGTCTCATTGTTATTTCGTATTCTGACCTTGCATTGATTATATATTATTCGTCACTAATTTTAGCTTAATCTATTAACTAGAAGCTCCTGGTCGTCCTTTGTAGTGATCCTAATGATTCAATTCAATTTGATTTTAACTTTCTTAGGGGCATCCTGTATCATTTCTCTTTCCATCATTTTGTCTAAAATTCTTGGATCATCTACTCAACATTGAAATTTCAGTCAAATCAATCTATATCTTTAAGAGTTTTAGAGTTTTGGCCTGTTCCAACAAGTATTGATTGGATTGAGAAGTTTCTGCTGGTTTGCTAGTTTCCGATGTTTCAGCAAGTTTGTCTAGTTATATGCTTCACTGGAATGGTGTTGTTAAGGCTGGTTGGAGATTAAGTAACTATCGCTTCAGTATTTTAAAGATATTGAAATGATAAGTGATTGGTTACCATGATTGAGCTGaaagaatattaattattttagcaATTGTTAATTTGTACAAATTTCAAAACTTTTGACCATTCCAATTTCTTAAGCAGTGCATTACAAAACAAATAGACTCCATTAAAACAAAGATTGACATTAAACCCAAGTTTGTCATGTACAGTTTTAGTTTCTAAATcctgttaaaaaaatataaactaattgTTGTGCATAGGTGTAATTGATTTTAGAAGCGACTGTTCTTTAGTTATAGTTTGATCAATCCATATAGAGAAGCTATTTAGTTTTACGAATCCTTTCCACTGCCCTGCTATCTGAGTTTTTAGCCTAAGTTATAAGAATTTAAATAGTGAATTACCATGCTGCAAGAATGATGATCAGGAGAGTGCTTCAGCTGATGATGAAAACTGAAATTAGAGTTTCCATCTATTATACTCTCTATATTCACGTGGCACATGTGAAGATTGATCGCTCACTCATGCTTGCCTTAACATTGCAGATCATGATGTTCCAGAGTCGAGTTTTGTTAGGTGGTGGACTGGATGTATACGATCAGTTCCGGGATTGGCGACTTGATGTTGATAATATGTCATACGAGGTGTTTAATTTTCTGTAACTCAGTACTTCTTACCCTTCTACCTTGCAGTATTTATTCTGCATTCAAACGGAGATCACTTTACCATTTCCCCCTCTTTACAGGAACTGCTTGAGCTAGGTGAAAAAATCGGGCATGTGAGCACGGGGTTGAGAGAGGAAGAGATTGCACGCAGCCTCAGGAAAATAAAGCATTCAGTTTTTGGTGCTTCAGCAAGACATTTATCAACTGAAACTGAATGGAAGTGCAGCATATGTCAAGTAGGTCTTCTTTATCTCTGTTTTCAAAAGGCTGAAGCATTCATCCCACAATCGCAGATGGCTAAGTGCTTCATCTTTTGTCACGCAGGAA harbors:
- the LOC135623453 gene encoding uncharacterized protein LOC135623453 isoform X1; the encoded protein is MAFADAVSLSSTRRSLRCLLFSSSSSSSRPHAAADWNHPLIAPPPPPPPPPSPGKKRGITAAAFRGLGCASAAASDAHAPAAAAARASAEWQGKRPRGRRGKKKRKKERGSQVGGGDLWCAPGMPFAAEASVDCVAAHQPMVGRGRLDAASERIHRERFFIPRRVSHQEQISSFMYSPPDLSTPFFGQDLLPSGHLHRLQGYHRTPSGLEEIMMFQSRVLLGGGLDVYDQFRDWRLDVDNMSYEELLELGEKIGHVSTGLREEEIARSLRKIKHSVFGASARHLSTETEWKCSICQEEYKVSDETGRLECGHGYHMHCIKQWLLLKNACPVCKSPVLKT
- the LOC135623453 gene encoding uncharacterized protein LOC135623453 isoform X2, yielding MAFADAVSLSSTRRSLRCLLFSSSSSSSRPHAAADWNHPLIAPPPPPPPPPSPGKKRGITAAAFRGLGCASAAASDAHAPAAAAARASAEWQGKRPRGRRGKKKRKKERGSQVGGGDLWCAPGMPFAAEASVDCVAAHQPMVGRGRLDAASERIHREVVRRFFIPRRVSHQEQISSFMYSPPDLSTPFFGQDLLPSGHLHRLQGYHRTPSGLEEIMMFQSRVLLGGGLDVYDQFRDWRLDVDNMSYEELLELGEKIGHVSTGLREEEIARSLRKIKHSVFGASARHLSTETEWKCSICQEEYKVSDETGRLECGHGYHMHCIKQWLLLKNACPVCKSPVLKT